In Gracilinanus agilis isolate LMUSP501 chromosome 1, AgileGrace, whole genome shotgun sequence, the sequence GCAGCCTCCTGATTCTGAACTGCCCCTCTGGGTGCCATGGGCTCGGGACACCCCTTGCTGAttctgggggagggggtggcagGAAGAGGCCCAGGAGGTGTAGAAGCCGGACCCTCCCCCTCAGCAGCCCCTCTGGAAAATCCCATTTGATTCCcagcccctcccccttcctgaggAGCCTTCTGGCAcccgcgggggggggggggggNNNNNNNNNNNNNNNNNNNNNNNNNNNNNNNNNNNNNNNNNNNNNNNNNNNNNNNNNNNNNNNNNNNNNNNNNNNNNNNNNNNNNNNNNNNNNNNNNNNNNNNNNNNNNNNNNNNNNNNNNNNNNNNNNNNNNNNNNNNNNNNNNNNNNNNNNNNNNNNNNNNNNNNNNNNNNNNNNNNNNNNNNNNNNNNNNNNNNNNNNNNNNNNNNNNNNNNNNNNNNNNNNNNNNNNNNNNNNNNNNNNNNNNNNNNNNNNNNNNNNNNNNNNNNNNNNNNNNNNNNNNNNNNNNNNNNNNNNNNNNNNNNNNNNNNNNNNNNNNNNNNNNNNNNNNNNNNNNNNNNNNNNNNNNNNNNNNNNNNNNNNNNNNNNNNNNNNNNNNNNNNNNNNNNNNNNNNNNNNNNNNNNNNNNNNNNNNNNNNNNNNNNNNNNNNNNNNNNNNNNNNNNNNNNNNNNNNNNNNNNNNNNNNNNNNNNNNNNNNNNNNNNNNNNNNNNNNNNNNNNNNNNNNNNNNNNNNNNNNNNNNNNNNNNNNNNNNNNNNNNNNNNNNNNNNNNNNNNNNNNNNNNNNNNNNNNNNNNNNNNNNNNNNNNNNNNNNNNNNNNNNNNNNNNNNNNNNNNNNNNNNNNNNNNNNNNNNNNNNNNNNNNNNNNNNNNNNNNNNNNNNNNNNNNNNNNNNNNNNNNNNNNNNNNNNNNNNNNNNNNNNNNNNNNNNNNNNNNNNNNNNNNNNNNNNNNNNNNNNNNNNNNNNNNNNNNNNNNNNNNNNNNNNNNNNNNNNNNNNNNNNNNNNNNNNNNNNNNNNNNNNNNNNNNNNNNNNNNNNNNNNNNNNNNNNNNNNNNNNNNNNNNNNNNNNNNNNNNNNNNNNNNNNNNNNNNNNNNNNNNNNNNNNNNNNNNNNNNNNNNNNNNNNNNNNNNNNNNNNNNNNNNNNNNNNNNNNNNNNNNNNNNNNNNNNNNNNNNNNNNNNNNNNNNNNNNNNNNNNNNNNNNNNNNNNNNNNNNNNNNNNNNNNNNNNNNNNNNNNNNNNNNNNNNNNNNNNNNNNNNNNNNNNNNNNNNNNNNNNNNNNNNNNNNNNNNNNNNNNNNNNNNNNNNNNNNNNNNNNNNNNNNNNNNNNNNNNNNNNNNNNNNNNNNNNNNNNNNNNNNNNNNNNNNNNNNNNNNNNNNNNNNNNNNNNNNNNNNNNNNNNNNNNNNNNNNNNNNNNNNNNNNNNNNNNNNNNNNNNNNNNNNNNNNNNNNNNNNNNNNNNNNNNNNNNNNNNNNNNNNNNNNNNNNNNNNNNNNNNNNNNNNNNNNNNNNNNNNNNNNNNNNNNNNNNNNNNNNNNNNNNNNNNNNNNNNNNNNNNNNNNNNNNNNNNNNNNNNNNNNNNNNNNNNNNNNNNNNNNNNNNNNNNNNNNNNNNNNNNNNNNNNNNNNNNNNNNNNNNNNNNNNNNNNNNNNNNNNNNNNNNNNNNNNNNNNNNNNNNNNNNNNNNNNNNNNNNNNNNNNNNNNNNNNNNNNNNNNNNNNNNNNNNNNNNNNNNNNNNNNNNNNNNNNNNNNNNNNNNNNNNNNNNNNNNNNNNNNNNNNNNNNNNNNNNNNNNNNNNNNNNNNNNNNNNNNNNNNNNNNNNNNNNNNNNNNNNNNNNNNNNNNNNNNNNNNNNNNNNNNNNNNNNNNNNNNNNNNNNNNNNNNNNNNNNNNNNNNNNNNNNNNNNNNNNNNNNNNNNNNNNNNNNNNNNNNNNNNNNNNNNNNNNNNNNNNNNNNNNNNNNNNNNNNNNNNNNNNNNNNNNNNNNNNNNNNNNNNNNNNNNNNNNNNNNNNNNNNNNNNNNNNNNNNNNNNNNNNNNNNNNNNNNNNNNNNNNNNNNNNNNNNNNNNNNNNNNNNNNNNNNNNNNNNNNNNNNNNNNNNNNNNNNNNNNNNNNNNNNNNNNNNNNNNNNNNNNNNNNNNNNNNNNNNNNNNNNNNNNNNNNNNNNNNNNNNNNNNNNNNNNNNNNNNNNNNNNNNNNNNNNNNNNNNNNNNNNNNNNNNNNNNNNNNNNNNNNNNNNNNNNNNNNNNNNNNNNNNNNNNNNNNNNNNNNNNNNNNNNNNNNNNNNNNNNNNNNNNNNNNNNNNNNNNNNNNNNNNNNNNNNNNNNNNNNNNNNNNNNNNNNNNNNNNNNNNNNNNNNNNNNNNNNNNNNNNNNNNNNNNNNNNNNNNNNNNNNNNNNNNNNNNNNNNNNNNNNNNNNNNNNNNNNNNNNNNNNNNNNNNNNNNNNNNNNNNNNNNNNNNNNNNNNNNNNNNNNNNNNNNNNNNNNNNNNNNNNNNNNNNNNNNNNNNNNNNNNNNNNNNNNNNNNNNNNNNNNNNNNNNNNNNNNNNNNNNNNNNNNNNNNNNNNNNNNNNNNNNNNNNNNNNNNNNNNNNNNNNNNNNNNNNNNNNNNNNNNNNNNNNNNNNNNNNNNNNNNNNNNNNNNNNNNNNNNNNNNNNNNNNNNNNNNNNNNNNNNNNNNNNNNNNNNNNNNNNNNNNNNNNNNNNNNNNNNNNNNNNNNNNNNNNNNNNNNNNNNNNNNNNNNNNNNNNNNNNNNNNNNNNNNNNNNNNNNNNNNNNNNNNNNNNNNNNNNNNNNNNNNNNNNNNNNNNNNNNNNNNNNNNNNNNNNNNNNNNNNNNNNNNNNNNNNNNNNNNNNNNNNNNNNNNNNNNNNNNNNNNNNNNNNNNNNNNNNNNNNNNNNNNNNNNNNNNNNNNNNNNNNNNNNNNNNNNNNNNNNNNNNNNNNNNNNNNNNNNNNNNNNNNNNNNNNNNNNNNNNNNNNNNNNNNNNNNNNNNNNNNNNNNNNNNNNNNNNNNNNNNNNNNNNNNNNNNNNNNNNNNNNNNNNNNNNNNNNNNNNNNNNNNNNNNNNNNNNNNNNNNNNNNNNNNNNNNNNNNNNNNNNNNNNNNNNNNNNNNNNNNNNNNNNNNNNNNNNNNNNNNNNNNNNNNNNNNNNNNNNNNNNNNNNNNNNNNNNNNNNNNNNNNNNNNNNNNNNNNNNNNNNNNNNNNNNNNNNNNNNNNNNNNNNNNNNNNNNNNNNNNNNNNNNNNNNNNNNNNNNNNNNNNNNNNNNNNNNNNNNNNNNNNNNNNNNNNNNNNNNNNNNNNNNNNNNNNNNNNNNNNNNNNNNNNNNNNNNNNNNNNNNNNNNNNNNNNNNNNNNNNNNNNNNNNNNNNNNNNNNNNNNNNNNNNNNNNNNNNNNNNNNNNNNNNNNNNNNNNNNNNNNNNNNNNNNNNNNNNNNNNNNNNNNNNNNNNNNNNNNNNNNNNNNNNNNNNNNNNNNNNNNNNNNNNNNNNNNNNNNNNNNNNNNNNNNNNNNNNNNNNNNNNNNNNNNNNNNNNNNNNNNNNNNNNNNNNNNNNNNNNNNNNNNNNNNNNNNNNNNNNNNNNNNNNNNNNNNNNNNNNNNNNNNNNNNNNNNNNNNNNNNNNNNNNNNNNNNNNNNNNNNNNNNNNNNNNNNNNNNNNNNNNNNNNNNNNNNNNNNNNNNNNNNNNNNNNNNNNNNNNNNNNNNNNNNNNNNNNNNNNNNNNNNNNNNNNNNNNNNNNNNNNNNNNNNNNNNNNNNNNNNNNNNNNNNNNNNNNNNNNNNNNNNNNNNNNNNNNNNNNNNNNNNNNNNNNNNNNNNNNNNNNNNNNNNNNNNNNNNNNNNNNNNNNNNNNNNNNNNNNNNNNNNNNNNNNNNNNNNNNNNNNNNNNNNNNNNNNNNNNNNNNNNNNNNNNNNNNNNNNNNNNNNNNNNNNNNNNNNNNNNNNNNNNNNNNNNNNNNNNNNNNNNNNNNNNNNNNNNNNNNNNNNNNNNNNNNNNNNNNNNNNNNNNNNNNNNNNNNNNNNNNNNNNNNNNNNNNNNNNNNNNNNNNNNNNNNNNNNNNNNNNNNNNNNNNNNNNNNNNNNNNNNNNNNNNNNNNNNNNNNNNNNNNNNNNNNNNNNNNNNNNNNNNNNNNNNNNNNNNNNNNNNNNNNNNNNNNNNNNNNNNNNNNNNNNNNNNNNNNNNNNNNNNNNNNNNNNNNNNNNNNNNNNNNNNNNNNNNNNNNNNNNNNNNNNNNNNNNNNNNNNNNNNNNNNNNNNNNNNNNNNNNNNNNNNNNNNNNNNNNNNNNNNNNNNNNNNNNNNNNNNNNNNNNNNNNNNNNNNNNNNNNNNNNNNNNNNNNNNNNNNNNNNNNNNNNNNNNNNNNNNNNNNNNNNNNNNNNNNNNNNNNNNNNNNNNNNNNNNNNNNNNNNNNNNNNNNNNNNNNNNNNNNNNNNNNNNNNNNNNNNNNNNNNNNNNNNNNNNNNNNNNNNNNNNNNNNNNNNNNNNNNNNNNNNNNNNNNNNNNNNNNNNNNNNNNNNNNNNNNNNNNNNNNNNNNNNNNNNNNNNNNNNNNNNNNNNNNNNNNNNNNNNNNNNNNNNNNNNNNNNNNNNNNNNNNNNNNNNNNNNNNNNNNNNNNNNNNNNNNNNNNNNNNNNNNNNNNNNNNNNNNNNNNNNNNNNNNNNNNNNNNNNNNNNNNNNNNNNNNNNNNNNNNNNNNNNNNNNNNNNNNNNNNNNNNNNNNNNNNNNNNNNNNNNNNNNNNNNNNNNNNNNNNNNNNNNNNNNNNNNNNNNNNNNNNNNNNNNNNNNNNNNNNNNNNNNNNNNNNNNNNNNNNNNNNNNNNNNNNNNNNNNNNNNNNNNNNNNNNNNNNNNNNNNNNNNNNNNNNNNNNNNNNNNNNNNNNNNNNNNNNNNNNNNNNNNNNNNNNNNNNNNNNNNNNNNNNNNNNNNNNNNNNNNNNNNNNNNNNNNNNNNNNNNNNNNNNNNNNNNNNNNNNNNNNNNNNNNNNNNNNNNNNNNNNNNNNNNNNNNNNNNNNNNNNNNNNNNNNNNNNNNNNNNNNNNNNNNNNNNNNNNNNNNNNNNNNNNNNNNNNNNNNNNNNNNNNNNNNNNNNNNGTGCGGGGGGCAGGCCGGCCGCTATACGGGGGGGCCACCGTGCGGGGGGCAGGGCGGCCGCCGTGCGGGGGGGCCACCGTGCGGGGGGCAGGGCGGCCGCTATACGGGGGGCAGGGCCACCATGTCCCTGTCCAGCTCAAAGTCGTCCGCCCCGTCGGGGGAGAAGAGGCAGGTGGGCGGCTTCCAGGGGGACTCGTCGAGGCAGGACGGGTAGAGCTTGCCCACGGTGCAGCGGAAGTCCCTGCCCAGGTCCCAGAGCACGCGCTCCGAGATGTGCTGCCGCAGGGACCAGCGGTCCAGCTCCGCGTCGTACTGGTACGTGGCGTACTTGGCCCTCTCGTTGAGGTGCGTCTCGCGCATGAACACGCACAGGGAGTTGGAGATGACCACGGCCCTCACGCAAGGGTCCGAGTAGCGCTTGGCGGGGATGTTGGCCGCCATCCTCCACTCGTTCTTGTTCACGTCGTACACTTCCACGGTGACGGAGGAGCCGTCCACGGTGCTGGTGGGCAGCCTGAGGCCGGAGCTGCCGGCGATGTGCAGGCCGCCGATGTAGAAGATCTGGTCGCCCAGGGCGGCGGCCGAGGCGAAGGAGCGGCTGGTCTGGCGCATGGCCATCTCCACCCAGGAGTCGGAGCGGGGGAAGTAGCAGTACATGAGGTTGAGCGTCATCACGTAGATGCAGTCGTGCACCACCACGGCCGCGCTCCACTGCCAGGCGCAGGGCAGGGGGCTCACCAGCGTCCACTCGTCCTTCTCCGTGTCGTAGCGCTCCACGGTGCGCCGGTTGAGCTCGCCGCCCACGCTGTCGCCGCCGATGGCGTAGATGTAGCCCTCGCAGCACACCAGGGAGGGCTTGATGCGCACGAAGAGCATCGGCGTCTTGGCGAACCACGCGTTCTGCTGCGCGTCGAACCAGTAGAAGCAGTTGACGGTCCGGAAGGCGGCCTGCAGCTTGCTGGTCTTGCTGTAGCTGGTCTTGGCGCTCTTCAGCGGCACCTGCCCCCCCGCGATGTAGATGTCGTTGTCGGGCGTGACCAGGGTGCCCACCTTGTGCAGGTCGGCCGGGGGGCTGCACAGCTTGTACACCTTCTCGGCCTGCGGGCTGTAGCACACGGACGAGTAGAGGCTGCCCGGGTGCTCGGAGGCCGCCTCGATGAAGATCATCATCTCCTCCTTGGTCATGCCCAGCCGGGGCTTGAAGAACTTGGGCATGGACTTGTAGAGCCCCTGCACCACCACCGACTTGTCGTTGGGCGGCAGCCCCTGGAACCAGGCCCGCTGCGTCACCTCGGACAGGGCGTCGATGCGGATCTGGCTCAGCACCGACGACAGGTACTGCGAGCGCGCCTCGGGGTTGTACTCGAGCCACAGCATGGCCGCCTCGCGCACCGTCTCCTCCTTCTCCACGTTCAGGTTGTCGCTGCTCAGGACGTCCACGAGCAGCTCGTGGGAGAGCTGCAGGAAGGCGTCCTGGCGGTACACGGCCGTGAACTTGTGCTCCACCATGCGCTTGGCGCTCTGCTTCAGCTCCTCGCAGCTGAACAGGTCGGCGAAGCTCAGCAGCCGCACGCAGTTCTCCGCGTTGATCTTCTTAACGAGGTACTCGCGGCAGCGCTGCAGCACGTCCTCCACCTGCGGCGAGAGGACAAGAGGCTCAGCACGGGGCACCCTCCACACCCGCTCCTGCCCCCAGGGGGCACCCAAAGCCGGCCTCGGAAGCCAAAGCCCCGGCCGAGCAGTACCCGTGCTGGGCTCACGGGAGGCCCTCCGATCTGGAGATGACCAAGGACACGCACTGACACGCACTGACACACTGACACGCACTGACACGCACTGACACACTGACACACACTGACACACACTGACACGCACTTTGTTTTCAACCACAGACCGCAGTGCCCCCTCACATCGCTCAGGGCATCATGCACTCAACAAACAACTGGGCCAGAGAAGAACAAAACATGCCCCCCAGGCCAAAGGCTCATCTACACGGGCAGAACCACGGCCTGCTCTGCTCCAGAGACCCCGAGCCGGACATTCATCGCTCATTCCTGCGGGGGGTCGTTAACACTTTCCAATTGGCCCGAAAGGCAAACTAGGGACAGGCGACACCAAGTCTGTTCAGGAGCTCAGACTGTCCACGCTTCAACCTGGAATGGTCACTCTGGACGCTCGGGGCTGGGGACggctttttatctttataaaggGGGGAAGGTCACATCTCAGTTTGAGAATTGTGGCCTCGTCATTAACTTGGTGGCCTCCTAAGTGGCCCGTCAGAAACAGAATCACAGCCACCAAGTGTTCGTTCAGGACTGCCGGGTAACCTGGTTCAAGTGGGGGCGGCTCACATTTCAAGCATCCTCCTCTGGGCACTTCTCCACGAGACACGGCCCGAAGCATCTGTCACTCACTACATCAGAACAAGTTTATTAAAGAACCAACACACATTACTCAGTGCCAAAGTTAGCAGGTCTAAAGTTGTCAAGTGCTCCCTTTTGAAGGCTTTGGGGGAAAGCTACAGGGCTCCTGCCTAGAGATAATTTGCCAGGAAGGCAGTATTAATAGTGAGTATTCTTTTGGGGGGGGATagagagggggaaatggagaTGGAAAGCTTCAGGCTTGGGTTCAAACACTTGAGATGGGGCCCTCCATCTCAGCTCATCTTCCAGCAGAGTTGGAGGTACCCTGTTACACCTCATGGCTCCATGTGTGTCATGCCCTTCCCCTCCACCTACTCGTAACGGCACCACCCCAAGCCTGCTGCCATCTcgggggagagagaagagcacAGAAATGAACGCTGCTTCTTCCCCACCTAAGTCACTCCCACTCCTGAAATCTAACCTTCTGTCTGCCCTGGCAAGGATAAAGGGTTTCAGAGAAAACTTGAGccttgattttctttctaaaatgttcaCTGGAAGAACATATATGATAACAAATAAAATGCCACTGAAAGACATTAAACAAGATGGAGCATCCCGTTTCCCAGTTTTACTCTGGCTT encodes:
- the KBTBD2 gene encoding kelch repeat and BTB domain-containing protein 2, with product MSTQDERQVNTEYAVSLLEQLKLFYEQQLLTDIVLIVEGTEFPCHKMVLATCSSYFRAMFMSGLSESKQTHVNLRNVDSATLKLIIAYAYTGNLAINDSTVEQLYETACFLQVEDVLQRCREYLVKKINAENCVRLLSFADLFSCEELKQSAKRMVEHKFTAVYRQDAFLQLSHELLVDVLSSDNLNVEKEETVREAAMLWLEYNPEARSQYLSSVLSQIRIDALSEVTQRAWFQGLPPNDKSVVVQGLYKSMPKFFKPRLGMTKEEMMIFIEAASEHPGSLYSSVCYSPQAEKVYKLCSPPADLHKVGTLVTPDNDIYIAGGQVPLKSAKTSYSKTSKLQAAFRTVNCFYWFDAQQNAWFAKTPMLFVRIKPSLVCCEGYIYAIGGDSVGGELNRRTVERYDTEKDEWTLVSPLPCAWQWSAAVVVHDCIYVMTLNLMYCYFPRSDSWVEMAMRQTSRSFASAAALGDQIFYIGGLHIAGSSGLRLPTSTVDGSSVTVEVYDVNKNEWRMAANIPAKRYSDPCVRAVVISNSLCVFMRETHLNERAKYATYQYDAELDRWSLRQHISERVLWDLGRDFRCTVGKLYPSCLDESPWKPPTCLFSPDGADDFELDRDMVALPPV